From the genome of Fusarium oxysporum f. sp. lycopersici 4287 chromosome 3, whole genome shotgun sequence, one region includes:
- a CDS encoding lysophospholipase, with protein sequence MLACNRLIQLAAFLVSPAVAQYGTTNGEVLSFLAPRAVTDAPNGYAPGRVSCPQRRPIIRKATTLSTEETSWLKLRGNNTISALKDVLTRANIGDIDTDAYVNGIVSDGGELPRIGIAISGGGYRAMMNGAGAIAAFDNRTTNSTDKGHLGGILQAATYLSGLSGGSWAVGSLYVQNFTTVESIIYASSGLLDSLWQFDNSIIEGPADLSVAQYYRELYQDVKDKADAGYNKTITDYWGRALSYQLVNASDGGPAYTFSSIANDIEFVAATAPMPIIVAVERTSGQLQIAGNSTIIEFNPWEMGSYDPGLAAFAPLKYIGSDFSNGTIKRDGNCIAGVDNAGFVMGTSSSLFNQAFLQIEKAENVPDFLLKAINNTLADIGEENKDIANWPNPFYKYNPRNNLNANSTVLTLVDGGEDLQNIPLHPLLLSERQVDVIFAVDGSADTTTHWPNGTALVATYQSSKEGASTQNSEFPKVPDQNTFINLGLNKRPTFFGCNTHSNNSGPVIVYLPNTPYTYQSNFTTFDLEYSDTERDEIIRNGYNVATMGNATVDSDWPACVGCAVLARSLVRTGTKTPSKCVDCFSRYCWNGTTNSTIPGTYEPEQIITSGVGHPAPFVMAVGVTLLVNFILLYI encoded by the exons ATGTTGGCGTGCAATCGGTTGATCCAATTGGCAGCGTTTCTGGTCTCGCCCGCCG TGGCACAATATGGAACCACGAATGGGGAAGTCTTGTCATTTCTTGCGCCGAGAGCCGTTACAGATGCCCCCAATGGATACGCCCCAGGCCGAGTCTCATGCCCGCAGAGACGGCCGATCATTCGCAAGGCAACGACCCTATCAACTGAGGAAACGTCATGGCTAAAGCTTCGTGGCAATAACACCATTTCAGCGTTAAAAGACGTTCTCACTCGAGCCAACATTGGCGACATAGACACTGACGCGTATGTGAATGGCATCGTGAGTGATGGCGGCGAGTTACCGCGGATTGGCATTGCCATCTCTGGCGGGGGTTATCgggccatgatgaatggtgCTGGTGCCATCGCCGCATTCGACAATCGAACCACGAATTCTACAGATAAAGGCCATCTAGGCGGCATTCTTCAGGCTGCAACGTACCTCAGTGGCCTGTCTGGGGGTAGTTGGGCTGTAGGAAGTCTCTATGTCCAGAACTTCACGACGGTAGAGTCCATCATCTATGCATCCAGTGGCTTACTAGATAGCCTTTGGCAATTTGATAATTCAATCATTGAAG GGCCAGCAGACTTGTCTGTAGCACAGTATTACCGCGAGCTATACCAAGATGTGAAGGATAAAGCCGATGCGGGCTACAACAAGACCATAACCGACTATTGGGGAAGAGCCTTGTCATATCAGCTTGTCAATGCAAGCGATGGAGGGCCAG CATATACCTTCTCATCGATTGCAAATGACATCGAGTTTGTTGCCGCGACGGCACCTATGCCTATCATTGTTGCGGTGGAGCGGACGTCAGGACAGCTTCAGATAGCGGGCAATTCTACCATCATAGAGTTCAACCCCTGGGAAATGGGATCCTACGATCCGGGACTTGCCGCCTTTGCACCTCTAAAATATATCGGCTCTGACTTCAGCAACGGTACCATCAAGCGAGATGGGAACTGCATCGCTGGGGTTGATAACGCCGGGTTTGTCATGGGGACGTCTTCATCTCTGTTTAACCAGGCATTCCTGCAgattgagaaggctgagaatGTCCCAGACTTCTTGCTTAAAGCCATCAATAACACCCTGGCGGACATTGGCGAAGAGAACAAGGATATCGCCAACTGGCCCAACCCATTCTATAAATACAACCCCAGGAACAACTTAAACGCTAATAGCACGGTTTTAACGCTCGTCGATGGTGGTGAGGACTTGCAAAACATTCCCTTGCATCCACTGCTCTTATCCGAACGCCAAGTGGATGTCATCTTTGCTGTTGACGGCTCCGCTGACACCACGACTCACTGGCCGAACGGCACAGCCCTTGTGGCAACGTATCAGAGTTCCAAGGAGGGCGCCTCCACCCAGAATAGCGAGTTCCCAAAGGTTCCAGATCAAAACACGTTTATCAATCTGGGCCTAAACAAGCGTCCGACCTTCTTCGGTTGCAATACACACTCCAACAACTCAGGACCAGTGATTGTTTACCTACCCAATACGCCGTATACATATCAGTCCAACTTCACAACCTTTGACCTCGAATACAGTGACACCGAGCGGGATGAGATCATTCGTAACGGCTACAACGTCGCAACCATGGGCAATGCCACGGTGGACTCAGACTGGCCCGCCTGCGTAGGCTGCGCGGTGTTGGCACGCAGCTTGGTCCGCACAGGTACGAAGACACCATCCAAATGTGTAGACTGCTTCTCGAGGTACTGTTGGAATGGTACGACAAACTCAACGATTCCGGGTACATACGAGCCGGAGCAGATCATTACCAGTGGTGTAGGGCACCCAGCACCGTTTGTGATGGCGGTGGGAGTTACCCTGTTAGTCAATTTCATTTTGCTGTACATTTGA
- a CDS encoding hypothetical protein (At least one base has a quality score < 10) has translation MKFSAVTLTIFLAVFSQVSSIKDAASSALESASGIVSSAKGAASSAAGRASSAVESVRGSISSAVESKTGNAASTATSTEASTSEHINTAAAASISSDIARISSDIQTAKGAVSASLHSALESASSALASAKASATASATTSTSTSQAAGAMPTAAVAIGALMGGAAVLVNM, from the exons ATGAAGTTCTCTGCTGTTACTTTAACCATCTTCCTTGCGGTCTTTTCTCAG GTCTCCTCCATCAAAGACGCAGCGTCCTCTGCCCTTGAAAGTGCCAGCGGCATTGTCTCCTCCGCCAAAGGCGCAGCGTCCTCTGCCGCGGGTCGAGCCTCCAGTGCCGTCGAGAGCGTCCGTGGTTCCATCTCCAGTGCTGTTGAGAGCAAGACCGGAAACGCTGCCTCGACCGCTACCAGCACCGAGGCTTCTACCTCTGAGCATATCAATACTGCCGCGGCCGCCAGCATCAGCAGCGATATTGCCAGAATCAGCTCTGATATCCAAACTGCAAAGGGCGCCGTTTCCGCCTCTCTCCATTCAGCTCTGGAGTCGGCTAGCAGCGCTCTTGCGAGTGCCAAAGCAAGCGCGACTGCTTCCGCTACCACGTCCACAAGCACGTCTCAAGCCGCCGGTGCCATGCCCACTGCTGCCGTTGCCATAGGAGCCCTCATGGGCGGCGCTGCCGTTCTCGTTAATATGTAA
- a CDS encoding hypothetical protein (At least one base has a quality score < 10): protein MADRRDVEQVLAFLVALGYGAEVNNTNLEPLQFKKNGTFQIAIFSDMHFGQYESTIGPEQDRNSVEVIRKVLDYDTPDLVVLNGDLINGDSTYAHNSTHYIDQIVKPMVNRSLTWASTYGNHDHNYNIAGDDILDREQMWPGSRTQKMVNETMSGTTNYCLAVYPANCIDTTDCSPRLLLWFFDGRGGNYYQGSSQQNWVDQSVVDWFNKTSTELTNKHNKTIPSLTFVHVPINASIAFQEQVGVRKNYQPGINDDPPVPQQGYGWCANGTPTYDCSYGGQDVPFMEALVTIPRIIGLFYGHDHGNTWCYRWNRKLDGMTIEGNGIHLCYGQHSGYGGYGDWIRGAREIIVTEDKLDNNEVDTYIRLESGDVVGAVTLNSSFNEDYYAATPNTMTYMSEGESSEFLSILLGSELIVAAAIAWLSL from the exons ATGGCCGACCGCCGGGATGTCGAGCAAGTGCTTG CTTTCCTTGTCGCTCTTGGCTATGGAGCTGAGgtcaacaacaccaaccttGAGCCATTGCAGTTCAAGAAGAATGGCACTTTTCAGATTGCCATCTTTTCAGACATGCATTTTGGACAAT atGAATCAACCATAGGCCCTGAACAAGATCGCAACTCTGTCGAAGTAATTCGCAAGGTGCTCGACTATGATACACCAGATCTTGTAGTTCTCAACGGGGATCTCATCAATGGTGACTCCACCTACGCCCATAACAGCACACATTATATTGACCAGATTGTCAAACCTATGGTTAATCGCAGTCTCACCTGGGCGTCCACCTACGGCAACCATGACCACAACTATAACATTGCCGGTGATGATATTCTAGACCGCGAGCAGATGTGGCCTGGGTCGCGCACTCAAAAAATGGTCAACGAAACAATGTCCGGCACAACCAACTACTGTCTCGCTGTCTACCCGGCCAACTGTATCGACACCACCGATTGCAGCCCTCGACTTCTCCTGTGGTTCTTCGACGGCCGCGGCGGTAACTATTATCAAGGTAGTTCGCAGCAGAACTGGGTTGACCAGAGTGTCGTAGATTGGTTCAATAAGACCAGCACGGAATTAACCAACAAGCACAACAAGACCATCCCTTCGCTCACCTTTGTCCACGTACCCATCAACGCGAGTATCGCATTCCAGGAACAGGTTGGAGTTCGCAAAAACTACCAGCCAGGTATCAACGACGACCCTCCGGTCCCGCAGCAAGGTTACGGCTGGTGTGCGAATGGAACTCCTACCTACGATTGCTCGTACGGCGGCCAGGATGTACCTTTCATGGAGGCTTTGGTCACGATACCAAGAATCATCGGTTTGTTCTACGGCCACGACCATGGTAACACTTGGTGCTACCGCTGGAATAGGAAATTGGATGGAATGACGATCGAAGGCAACGGCATCCACCTCTGCTATGGACAGCATTCGGGTTACGGAGGTTATGGTGACTGGATTCGCGGTGCACGAGAGATTATTGTGACAGAAGACAAGCTGGACAACAATGAGGTCGATACCTATATTCGCCTCGAATCTGGCGACGTCGTGGGAGCTGTGACGCTGAACTCATCCTTCAACGAAGACTACTACGCTGCAACACCGAATACAATGACCTACATGTCGGAGGGAGAGAGCAGTGAATTCTTGAGCATTTTATTAGGCTCCGAACTTATTGTGGCAGCGGCGATTGCTTGGCTAAGTCTCTGA